The segment CCTGATAATCATAGATTAATAATAGATTGTAATCTTAATATACCTTTGTTATTCTGGGCAAGTGAAGTTACAGGAGAAGAAAAATATAAAGAAATAGCACAAAAACATGTTAATACAGCTGCAAGTACAGTAGTTAGAAAAGATGGTTCAACTTTCCATACATATTATTTTGATGTAGAAACTGGAAAGCCTTTGAGAGGAAGTACAGCTCAAGGTAGCGGAGATGATTCTTCTTGGGCAAGAGGACAGGCTTGGGGAGTTTATGGTTTTCCTTTAGCTTATAAGTATTTGAAAGATGAAAAGTTTATAAATTTATATAAGACTGTAACTAATTATTTTTTAAATAACCTACCTAAAGATAATGTATGTTATTGGGATTTATGTTTTGATGATACATCGGGAGAAGAAAAAGATACATCTGCAGCAGCTATAGCTATTTGCGGAATGTTAGAAATGAATAAGAATATATCAGGCAATGATAAAGATAAAAAAATATATGATAATGCTGCAAAGCATATTATGAAATCATTAATAGATAACTATACTACAAAAAATTTAAAAGAATCTAATGGATTGTTGAAAGAAGCTGTATATAGTAAACCTCATGGAGTAGGAGTTAATGAATGTTGTATATGGGGAGATTATTTTTATATGGAAGCATTAGTTAGATTCTTGAAACCAGATTTAAAAATTTTCTGGTAAAAATAGAGGTTGAAAATAATGGAGTTTGAGAAAAATAAATTTAGCTTTAAGACTAAAAAAGATATAGAAAAAAGTTTGTTAGATACTATATATCCTTTATCAAAACTATATCTTATAAATGGTCGTTTAGATCTTGGAAGTAGTGGAAGTATATACAAGAAAGATACTAGGAATATAGAAGCTTTTTTAAGAATATTATGGGGTCTTGGACCTTTGTGGTCTGGAAGTTCTTATGATGATTATTTAGATGTGTATATTAATGGACTTACAAATGGTACAAATCCTAAAAGTTATGATTATTTTGGTGATATTACTGATTTTGATCAATTAGCTGTAGAAATGGCAGCTATAGTAGTAACTTTGATGTTAAATAGAGAAAAAATATGGGAAAGATTAAATGAGAAAGAAAAATTTAATCTTACTAATTGGTTAAGACAAATAAATGAAAAGAAAATAGCTAAAAACAACTGGCATTTTTTTAGGATCTTAGTTAATATATGCCTTAAACAATTAGGAGTTGATTATTCTGAAGATAGATTAAGTGAAGATTTAAATATTATAAATTCTTTTTATGTTGGTAATGGATGGTATTATGATGGTGTAGAAAATCAGAGAGATTACTATATATCGTGGGCATTTCATTATTATGGACTTATATATTATAAATTTATGAAAGATTCTGAACCTTTAATGTCAAATATATTTAAAGAAAGAGCAATAGAGTTTTCTAAATCTTATTTATATATGTTTGATAAAAATGGAAATGGAGTTCCTTTTGGAAGAAGTTTGACATATAGATTTGCACAAAGTGCTTTTTGGGCAGCTTTAGTATTTGCTGATATAGAGGCTATTCCTTGGGCTCAGATAAAGTATATGTATATGAAAAATATGAGTAGTTGGTATGATAAAAATATTTTTACGATAGATGGAGTATTAAGTATAGGATATTCATATCAAAATTTATTGATGTCAGAAGGGTATAATGCACCAGGTTCACCTTATTGGGCTTTTAAATCATACTTAATATTAGCAGTAAAAGATGATCATAAATTCTGGGATGTTGAAATGGAAAAACCTGATGATATTAAAGAACAATATTTGAATGTTGAAGGTAGATGTATGTACATTCATACAAATAATAGTAATCATGTACAAATGTTTCCCTTTGGTCAAGATATAAAATATCAACCACATGGAGCAGCTAAATATTCAAAATTTGTTTATTCTACATTATTTGGATTTAGTGTGCCTAAGTCTACGTATTATTACTACGAGAGTGCTTTAGATAATGTTTTGTCGGTTTCAGAAGATGGAGTATATTTTAGACCTAAAGTGAAAGATGAAAAATTTTATGTAAATAAAGAATACATTTCATATAAGTGGAAACCTTATACAGATGTAGATATATATTCAACTATAGTTCCTTGTGGAGATTATCATGTTAGAATACATGAAATAAATACTAATAGAAAACTGGTTATTCGTGAAGGTGGATTTAGTATTCCTTATTATAATAAAGATAAAATTCAAAATGATAAATTTGCTAAATATATTTCTGAAATTGGTACAAGTGAAATAATATCAATAGAAGGTTTTGAAAGTTCAGAGGTAGTAATCCTTGAACCTAATACTAATCTTTTGTATGAAAGAACAGTTTTACCAACCCTTATATCCAATTTAGAAAAAGGTAAACATATTTTAATTTCAATAGTAGGAGGAATACCTAAAGATAATATACCAGTTATACCTATTGTCAAGCATTTTGGTAATAAAGTTAGTATAATGAAAGATAAAAAAGAAATTTTAATAGAGTTAATAAATTAATAGGAGTCTAAAAATGCGAATTAGTATAGAAATTTTAGATAGAAACAATGAAATTAAATTAGCCAAGAATGACTATGATAAAGAACTCACACCTATGAAAACAGAAGGAGAAGATTTAGTTTATTTGGCAACACAAGTTATGCCTATACAATCAGGAGATAAGATATGTGTTAAGGTAGAAAAAGAAGGAGTATATCTATTTGTTAAATTAGATGAAACACTAAATGAAACACTTATATATTTAAAAGATAAAGAATGGATTTATCAACCTTTATTTTCTTTAAATGGATTGGAAGCATCACCTGAATTTTCATTTAGGTCACAAAGACACTATATGCAGGTAAGAGTTGCTAAAGATTTTGAAATTAATGCTTATAGAAATTTAGCATTAAATACTCATGATCAAAAAGAAGAAAGTGGAGCATATCCTCATGCTTATGCTAATGTTGAGACAAGGAATGATTCAACATTCTTTGCTAAAAATGCTATAGATGGTATTTTTGCAAATAATAGTCATGGATCTTATCCTTATCAATCATGGGGGATAAATAGACAAAAAGATGCAGCTTTAACTATAGATTTTGGAAGAGATGTTAAATTGGATAAAATAGGTTTAACTTTAAGAGCTGATTTCCCGCATGATAGTTATTGGGAACACGTAAGTATAA is part of the Pseudostreptobacillus hongkongensis genome and harbors:
- a CDS encoding glycoside hydrolase family 88 protein, whose translation is MELNRETVERYSEDIELSKEMLYNALHNALVKIDKNIEYFINLFPRPNSVNNIYPGILNGGEWDDWTSGFWTGILWLAYEITKDEKYRKVAEFQLKSYKERIENKNAVDHHDLGFLYIPSAVAQYKITNSEAAKKTGIMAAKHLITRFREKGEFIQAWGELGNPDNHRLIIDCNLNIPLLFWASEVTGEEKYKEIAQKHVNTAASTVVRKDGSTFHTYYFDVETGKPLRGSTAQGSGDDSSWARGQAWGVYGFPLAYKYLKDEKFINLYKTVTNYFLNNLPKDNVCYWDLCFDDTSGEEKDTSAAAIAICGMLEMNKNISGNDKDKKIYDNAAKHIMKSLIDNYTTKNLKESNGLLKEAVYSKPHGVGVNECCIWGDYFYMEALVRFLKPDLKIFW
- a CDS encoding DUF2264 domain-containing protein, giving the protein MEFEKNKFSFKTKKDIEKSLLDTIYPLSKLYLINGRLDLGSSGSIYKKDTRNIEAFLRILWGLGPLWSGSSYDDYLDVYINGLTNGTNPKSYDYFGDITDFDQLAVEMAAIVVTLMLNREKIWERLNEKEKFNLTNWLRQINEKKIAKNNWHFFRILVNICLKQLGVDYSEDRLSEDLNIINSFYVGNGWYYDGVENQRDYYISWAFHYYGLIYYKFMKDSEPLMSNIFKERAIEFSKSYLYMFDKNGNGVPFGRSLTYRFAQSAFWAALVFADIEAIPWAQIKYMYMKNMSSWYDKNIFTIDGVLSIGYSYQNLLMSEGYNAPGSPYWAFKSYLILAVKDDHKFWDVEMEKPDDIKEQYLNVEGRCMYIHTNNSNHVQMFPFGQDIKYQPHGAAKYSKFVYSTLFGFSVPKSTYYYYESALDNVLSVSEDGVYFRPKVKDEKFYVNKEYISYKWKPYTDVDIYSTIVPCGDYHVRIHEINTNRKLVIREGGFSIPYYNKDKIQNDKFAKYISEIGTSEIISIEGFESSEVVILEPNTNLLYERTVLPTLISNLEKGKHILISIVGGIPKDNIPVIPIVKHFGNKVSIMKDKKEILIELIN